One Mercenaria mercenaria strain notata chromosome 12, MADL_Memer_1, whole genome shotgun sequence DNA segment encodes these proteins:
- the LOC128547585 gene encoding probable ATP-dependent DNA helicase RecS, translating into MTADAVDLKSLKGLQEKAITVLISEKDCIYSLLTGYGKPLIYELLPFINHGCLVIAPLYAIIKQQVQKLCGMAMSMQWIGYGYEMARQLLSDRFYAGDKTPQSARVVMFHSSMEKAERHDSFKFTKADCCIRLIISSVVLGMGTDKKHVRSVIHAGPPTTLETYFQEIGRSGRTGTSAQAILYCNNTDLATQHMRNEIKVYCSGERCF; encoded by the exons ACTTGAAAAGTTTGAAAGGGTTACAGGAAAAAGCAATAACAGTTTTAATCAGTGAAAAGGACTGTATATATTCACTTCTAACTGGATACGGAAAACCATTAATATATGAACTGCTTCCTTTTATAAATCATGGTTGCTTAGTCATTGCTCCACTTTATGCAATAATAAAGCAACAAGTACAAAAACTTTGTGGTAtggcaat GTCAATGCAGTGGATTGGATATGGATATGAAATGGCGAGACAACTTCTATCAGACAGATTTTATGCAGGTGATAAGACACCACAGAGTGCACGAGTGGTCATGTTTCACTCTTCAATGGAAAAAG CTGAAAGACATGATTCTTTCAAGTTTACAAAGGCAGACTGTTGTATCCGCCTCATTATTTCATCAGTGGTACTGGGAATGGGGACAGAcaaaaaacatgtcagaagtGTCATACATGCAGGCCCACCGACTACACTGGAAA CCTATTTTCAAGAGATAGGAAGATCAGGGAGGACAGGTACCTCTGCTCAAGCTATCCTGTATTGTAATAATACTGATCTGGCAACTCAACACATgcgaaatgaaataaaagtatactGCAGCGGTGAAAGGTGCTTTTGA